ATATTTGCACGACAGGAATATTTGCTTCTGGATACATGCGGTGCAGAAGTGTCCATGAACCATGATCTAAACCTCTCGTCATATTATGATGGACTGGAATACCTTTGTTCTTAAATTTTGTTTCTAACATAGATGCAATGCTAGAAGAGCCTTTCGCACGATATTTGATTTCGTATAACTCAGGGGGGAAACCTCCAAAATCATAAATTGTTTCATACTCGTTATCTGATGAGGAAATCGTTAATACTTCACTTTCCCAGTGAGCAGTGAAAATAACAATTGCTTTCGGTTTATATGTTTCTCCAAGTGTTTTTAAAAATCGTGTATAGTCTGTATCTTGAATAGCGAGCATAGGCGAACCATGTGCTAAAAATAGTGATGGCATCATAATAGAAACCTCCCAAAAATATAATAATTACTTTATGTAAGTAACTATATGATTTTACGGATGGTTCGTCAACATATTAATTTAAGAGCTAATTAGAAAAGTGAGTCATTTGTCATAATGAAGGCAATTGCATATAATACATAGTAAGAATAATGAATGGATATTCATTTTTAAAGATACATAATAGAGTTGGGAGCTGACGAAATGAACGTACAGGAAAGTTTCGTTACGGCATTGGATGGATCGGAAATTTATTTGCGTAAGTGGTTACCAGAAGGTGAACCGAAAGGGATTATTCAAATTGCACATGGTATGACAGAACATGCAGGTGTTTATACAGACTTTATTGATGCTTTATTAGAAGCAGGCTATGGTGTTTATGCACATGATCATAAAGGTCATGGGAAAACGGTGAAAAGAGAAGAAGATTATGGTCATTTTGAACCAAATATAGGGTGGAATCAAGTTGTATCGGATGTTATCTTTGTTTCAGAAAGGATAAAAGAAGAGCAGTCAAGTCCTTTGTTTTTACTAGGACATAGTATGGGTTCTTTTTTATCAAGACGAGCTGTGCAACTTAGAGGCGAATTATATGATGGATTTCTTATTTCAGGAACAGGTGGAAATCCAGGGCTTTTAGGAGCTATTGGTCATAAAGTAGCAACAATCGAAATGAAATTGCGTGGGGCAAAAACGAAAAGTCCAATGTTAAACTTTTTATCTTTCGGAAACTTCAATTCGAACTTTAAGCCAAATCGTACAAAATTCGATTGGTTATCTTCAGATAATAATCAAGTTGATAAATATATTGCGGATCCGTTATGTGGTTTCATTTGTACGACGAGTTTTTACCGAGAATTATTTTCTGGTGTATTAGAAGTAAATAAACTAGAAGAATACAAGAAGACGCCAAAGAATCTTCCAATACATATATTCTCTGGTGATCGTGATCCTGTTGGCGATATGGGGAAAGGTGTAAAAGAAGTATATGAAAACTATAAAAAATGTGGTGTGAAAGACGTGACATTACGTTTATATGAAAATGGTAGACATGAAATGTTTCATGAAGTAAATAAGGATGAAGTATTTAAAGATTTAATTTCGTGGTTAAATGCGCATAATAAATGAGAAAGATAAGCCCAAACTGTTTACAGCTTGGGCTTATCTATTTTACAGAAATACGGGCAATAAATTCTTAAATTCACTTTACTTAATAAAAAATAAATCTTATTCTATAGTCGTTAAAAAATAAAGAAATATTGTATGAGAGGAAACCTCAATTTTCTGAAGTGAGGTTTTTTGTAGTAACGAAGTAATAGTGAATAAAACTAATTTTAAAAATAACTTAAAATCAAACTATTTATAAAGAAACAGATGCCTGTTCATAATAGTAGTATAATAGTGAATGAGGTGTTAATAGAATGGAAGATAGAACATTAGGTTTATTACTAGATGTTGTTGGGGAATTATTTTCAGATGAAATTTCAATTGCTGTTTCGAATACGAAAGAATATATTTACTATCGGCCAAGTAAACGAATTGATTTAAAGATTAGTGTCGGGGATCCCATAAAGGAAGGAACGATTGCTTATAAAGCGATGGTGATGAATCAAAAAACCTCTGAGTTTATGAATCGGGATGTTTTTGGTATTCCTTATCATGGAATGGCTGTACCATTTTCCAACAATGGAAAGCTTGAAGGGTGCGTAACGGCAATTTATCCAGCTTTAACGGATGGAAAGTCAGTCGTTACTTTAAAAACAACAGACGGCTGGATTCCGGTTCCTTTTTCAAAGGTTATGTATTTAGAGGCTAAAGATAAAAAGACGTATGTGAATTCAGAAGAGTTATCAGGAACACATAAATACTCTCTGCAAGAATTCGAATACTTGCTTCCTAAAGATTCATTTATTAGATGTCACCGCTCATTTATTGTAAATGTTAATCATATTAAAGCGATTTATCCTGATACCCATTCTACTTTTGTACTTTCGATGGATAATGGTGAGAGAGTACCAGTTAGTCAATCATACGCTAGTTATTTCCGTAAGCTTCTAGGATTCTAAATTTTTCTGCTTTAGAACCTAGATTTGCTGTTCTGTCTGAATTTTCGGCATTGTATACTAAAATCCCTATTTTGATAGTGTTAATGTGTAAAATAATTATGAATATTCAATGAGAGAGGGATTACATATGGAGAATAATTTAGATAGAATCAGAGATCAACGTCTAAAAGAACGGGTAGTTACACCTGAAGAAGCAGCTTCTTGGATTCAAAGTGGAATGACTTTAGGCTTAAGTGGGTTTACACGTGCAGGTGATGTAAAAGCAGTCCCATTTGCGCTTGTAAACCGAGTTAAGAATGATGAATCTTTTAAAGTAAATGTTTATACTGGGGCTTCTTTAGGCTCGGATGTAGACAAATTATTTGCTGAGGCAGGAATTTTAGGGAAAAGATTACCTTTCCAAGCTGACGCGACGATGCGAAAAGGAATTAATAACGGAGACTTTTTATTTGTGGATCAACACTTGTCTCATACAGCAGAGTTACTCCGCGCTGACGTTCTGGATATAGATTTCGCTATTTTGGAAGCGGTTGCGATTACAGAGGACGGAATGATTATTCCAACCACTTCAATTGGAAATTCCTTAGCGTTTTCCTTAAATGCTAAGTCTATTATTATTGAAATGAATATGGCTCAATCCGCGCAATTAGAGGGGCTACATGATCTATATGAACCAGGTAAACAAGGGGAGAGGCTTCCAATTCCGCTTGTGAAAACAGATGACCGAATTGGAACAATCGGTATTCCAATTGATCCTGAAAAAGTAAAGGGAATTGTGTTTACGAATCAATTGGATTCGCCATCGACAATTGTTCCTCCGGATGAAGAAACGGTTATTATGGCACAGCATTTAATAGAATTCCTTCGAGAAGAAGTCAAAGTAGGCCGATTAACAAATCGTTTAGCGCCGTTACAATCAGGAATTGGTTCAGTTGCTAACGCCGTATTGCACGGAGTGTTAGATTCAGAATTTGAAGATTTAGAAGTATATTCCGAGGTTTTACAAGATGCAGTTTTTGATCTTATGGATGCTGGAAAAGTCAATTTTGCTTCTTGTTGTTCTATCACGCTTTCTGAAGAGAAAATGCAACAAGTATTTTCTAACTTTGAAAAATATCGTGACAAATTAATGATGCGTCCACAAGAGATTTCCAATCATCCTGAAATCATTCGTCGCCTTGGATTAATCTCAATTAATACGGCTTTAGAATTAGATATATACGGAAATGTTAACTCTACTCACGTTTTAGGTACAAAAATGATGAATGGTATTGGTGGTTCTGGTGATTTTGCGAGAAATGCACGCCTAGCTATCTTTGTTACGAAATCGATTGCAAAAGGTGGTAACATTTCAAGTATCGTTCCTTTCGTTTCGCATGTAGACCATACTGAACATGATGTAGATGTTATTGTCACTGAACAGGGGTATGCCGACTTAAGGGGACTTGCGCCAAGAGAAAGAGTGGAACTTATTATTGAGAATTGCGCACATCCAATGTATCGTGATCAACTACGTGCTTATTACGAAGAAGCAAAAACAAGAGGTGGACAAACTCCTCATATTTTAGAAAAAGCTTTTTCTTGGCATACGAATTATGCTAAAAATGGAACAATGCTTGAAGCGGTAGTAGAAACTGTATAGAAATATAAGAATGATTCTTAGAATAATATGCTATAAAGATTGAAAGAAAAGAACGCCAATTTTCAGGAATGGCGTTTTTTTCTTTTAAAAAATTATTATCTATTATGAAGAATTATAAAAGTAATCTCTTATTTACGGAAATAAGAGGTTTTTTAAATTAATTTTCGAATCATTTTATAGTGTATATATCGAAGGTGAGGAGAAAGAATCATGAAGATAAGAAAAGCGTTATTAAGTGAAGCAAATGAATTGAGTGAACTCGCACTACACTCAAAAGCAACGTGGAATTATAGTGAAGAATTCATACTTGCTTGTAAGGAAGATTTAACAATTACAGAAGAGTACATAAAAAATAACTTTGTATATGTTTTAGAAAACGATAATACGAAGATTGGTTTTTTCTCATTTTTACGTAATGATAAAGCTCTCGATTTCCTGTACATTCATCCCCGATACAAAGGGAAAGGCTACGGGAAAATACTTTGGGAGTATGTAATAGAAAAAGCAAATGAACTAGGTTTAAAAAGTTTTACGATTGATAGTGATCCGAATGCAAAAGGATATTACCTGAAAATGGGAGCACAGTTAATCGGAGAAACACCATCAACTGTTTTTAAGAATCGTTTACTGCCCCTTTTGAAATATGATGTGTAAAACAATTAATAGTAGGAGAAGCTGAGAATGGATCATGTAAAGAGAAAGCAAATATATGAAGCACTAATAAGATCGTGGTCGATTGAAACAAGCTCAAAGTGGACAATTGAAAATCCAGCAAAGGGACAATGTGGTGTTACAGCTCTAGTCGTTCAAGACATATACGGAGGGAAAATTAAAAAGACAAAAATAGGGAGCGTGTGGCATTTTTATAACTTTATAGATGGGCAGAGGTTTGATTTTACAGAGGTTCAATTCAATGAAAACCTGAATTATTTGGATGTGGAATCAAATCGGGAAGAAGCATTTGCAGATACAAATGAAAAGCAATATAGCATTTTGAAGGGAAAAATAACAAAAGAATTAAAATTATCTTTTGACTCTTAATCTTTAATAAGTTACTATAATGGTGGTAACTTATTAAAGGGAACTTCATAGAGTTGAAAGGGGAAATACTTTTGAAAACAACTTATGTAAACGCTACAATTGTAACGATGAATGAACAAAACGAAGTGATAGAAAATGGATATATCATTGTAGAAAATGATCAAATTATAGATGTAAAGAGCGGAGAATTCGCTAATGATTTTGAAGTAGATGAAGTAATTGACATGAAAGGAAAATGGGTTTTACCAGGGCTTGTAAATACACATACACACGTTGTAATGAGTCTCCTAAGAGGTATTGGAGATGATATGCTATTACAACCATGGCTTGAGACGAGAATTTGGCCACTGGAAAGTCAATTTACTCCCCAAATTGCGGTCGCTAGTACGGAACTAGGATTACTTGAAATGGTGAAAAGTGGTACAACATCATTCTCTGACATGTTTAATCCAATTGGAGTAGATCAAGATGCAATTATGGAAACGGTATCAAGGAGCGGGATGCGAGCTGCTGTTTCAAGGACTTTATTTAGCTTCGGAACGAAAGACGATGAAAAGAAAGCGATTGAAGAAGCTGAGAAATATGTGAAGCGTTACTATAACGAAAGTGGCATGTTAACTACGATGGTTGCACCACATAGTCCATATACATGTAGTACAGAATTGTTAGAAGAGTGCGCACGGATTGCAGTAGAGAATCAAACGATGGTTCATATCCACCTTTCTGAAACAGACCGTGAAGTACGTGATATTGAAGCGCAATACGGAAAACGTCCAGTAGAATATGCAGCGAGCTGCGGATTGTTTAAACGCCCAACAGTTATTGCACACGGTGTAGTATTAAATGATGATGAGCGTGCATTTTTAGCAGAACATGACGTTCGAGTAGCTCATAATCCGAATAGTAATTTAAAACTAGGTTCTGGTATAGCGAATGTAAAAGCGATGCTAGAAGCAGGAATAAAAGTAGGAATTGCAACAGATAGTGTTGCATCTAACAATAATTTAGACATGTTTGAAGAAATGCGCATAGCGACTTTACTACAAAAAGGTATTCACCAAGATGCAATAGCGTTACCAGTTGAAACAGCTCTTACACTTGCGACTAAAGGAGCTGCTGAAGTAATCGGCATGAAACAAACAGGATTACTTGAGGTTGGAAAGTGTGCCGATTTTATTACGATTGACCCATCTAATAAGCCGCATTTACAACCAGCAGATGAAGTGTTATCGCATCTTGTATATGCTGCCAGTGGAAAAGATATTAGCGATGTCATTATTAATGGAAACCGTGTCGTTTGGAATGGCGAATGTAAAACGTTAGATGAAGAGCGTATTATATTTGAAGCAAGTCGTTATAAACGAGGTTTGCAAAGATAGATAATTATGTGGCAGTTGAAAAAAGCTATCCTTTAAAAGGATAGCTTTTTTCTTGAACGAATAAATATTCAAAAGAATGTCGCATCTTTCTGTTATTATTTCTGCTATAATATATTACGCTTTATAATATTTTATATTTAAGGAGAACAACTCATGAAGCGAAAAAAGAGCCATTTAATGGTAATGGCACTTGTTACATCTTTATTATTAACAGCTTGTAATAATAAAGCAAATAAAAGTGATACAGAGGTTAAAAAACAAGTGTTAAATGTAACAGTATCAGAAGAAATTCCTTCTCTGGACACTGCTAAAACGATGGATGGTACATCAGCACACGTTATGCAGAATATATTTGAAGGGTTATATGTATTAAATGATCAAGATCAGCCTACTCCAGCCATAGCAAAATCGTTTAAAAGGAGTGAAGATGGTAAGAAATATACATTTGACTTGCGTAAAGATGCAAAATGGTCAAATGGAGACAGTGTAACAGCAAACGATTTTATGTTTGCGTGGAAACGTGCAATTAACCCTGAAACAGCATCTCAATATGCGTCTATGCTCTTTTATGTGAAAAATGCGAAAGAGATTAATAAGGGAGCAATATCTCTAGATGAACTTGGAGTTACGGTTATAAATGATTATAAGTTAGAAGTTGAACTCGAACAGCCAGTTCCGTATTTTTTACAGTTGTTAGCACTACCTATATACTTACCACAGCATGAATCATTTTTGAAAGAACAAGGAAACAATTATGCATTGGAACCTAGTAATCTCATATATAACGGTCCATTTGTATTAGAGAAATGGAAGCATGAACAAGAGTTTCAATTAAAGAAGAATGCTACATATTGGGATCGAAAGAAAGTGAAATTAGACGAAATAAACTTTCATATCGTAAAGGATACAATGACAGCTGTAAATTTATATGAAGCCGGAGATTTGGATCGAGTACCTATTAATTCGCAAGTTGTAGACAAGTATAAAGGGAATAAGGAATTACATATGTCGAGTGATCCTGGAATTGCTATGCTTCGTTTTAATGAAAAAAATACCGCGTTAGCAAATAAAAAGGTGCGTCAATCTATTTCATTAGCGTTAAATAAAGATGATTTCGTTGCTCACTTTATTAATAACGGAGCAAAACCTGCAAGTGGACTTGTACCAGTTGGTCATGTAAATGAAGTGACTGGTAAAGATTTTAGAAAAGAAAACGGCGATATTTCCTCATATGATTTGCAAAATGCTAAAAAGCTTTGGGAAGAAGCGAAAAAAGAACTTGGAGTAGAGCAAGTAAACCTCGAGTTTTTAACGTTTGAACAAGATAATGCAAAACGGATGGCAGAATATATAAAAGGTGATTTAGAAAAGAATTTGCAAGGACTCGCGATACAAATTAAACAACAGCCATTTAAGCAAAAATTACAGTTAGAACAAACAGGTGATTACGATATAACTATGGCAAATTGGGGACCTGACTATAAAGACCCAATTAGTTACTTAGAGATATTTACGACGGGTAATCTAAATAACAAAATGAATTACTCTAATTCTCATTACGATGAATTAATGAAGAAAGCGAAAACTGATTTTGTACTAGAACCAGAGAAACGATGGGGAGCATTGCTAGAAGCTGAGCAGGTATTATTAGAAGATTCAGCTGTAGCTCCACTCTATCATATTGGCTCAGCATATGTACAAAAGGATTATGTAAAAGGAATTGAGAAGCACCAATTTGGTGGTATTTATACTTATAAGAATGCTTATATTGCTAATGAATAAATACAAAAAACCTTACTTTTTAAAAGTAAGGTTTTTTACACATGAATTCTATTAAACCGATTTTAATAAAGAATAAAAATTCGTGTCATAGGGGATATCATCTTGATACATATAATTTTTTAGAACTCCTTCTTTTTCAAATCCTAATTTTAACAGCACCTTGTTTGAAGCTTCATTTTCAAGAAATACAATTGCTCCGATCCGTTTTAAATGAAGTGTGTGGAAACCGTACGATATAACTTCAGAAACAGCTTCCGTCGCATATCCTTTTCCCCAGTGTTCAGGGAGGAAGGCATAGCTTATATTGGCTCGTTTATGCTCAGAAGACCAATCGTGAAATCCGATTGTTCCGATGAGTTCTTTCTTGCCTTTTAATTCAATTCCCCACTTTATACCGCTTCTTGCATTGTAACTCAGCTTAAAGTTATGAATAATTTGTCTCACTTGATCAAGATCCTGTAATGGTTTTTGGCCATAATAACGCAGTACGTCAGTATTAGAAAAGCATTGTAGTATACTCGGTGCATCTTCTTCTTTAAGTTCTCGTAAAATGAGTCGGTCGGTTTTCAATATAGGAAACATGCTTTCACTCCATTTCTTCTGAAACTAGAATGTGTTTTTATTATATAATCTAGTCTGAAAATAAAGATTATTCAAGTGAGAAGTACGGTTTTAATTTATGATAAAATTGATTGTGGAATATATTTCAAAAAGAGGTTTGT
This genomic interval from Bacillus thuringiensis contains the following:
- a CDS encoding LytTR family DNA-binding domain-containing protein, whose protein sequence is MEDRTLGLLLDVVGELFSDEISIAVSNTKEYIYYRPSKRIDLKISVGDPIKEGTIAYKAMVMNQKTSEFMNRDVFGIPYHGMAVPFSNNGKLEGCVTAIYPALTDGKSVVTLKTTDGWIPVPFSKVMYLEAKDKKTYVNSEELSGTHKYSLQEFEYLLPKDSFIRCHRSFIVNVNHIKAIYPDTHSTFVLSMDNGERVPVSQSYASYFRKLLGF
- a CDS encoding peptide ABC transporter substrate-binding protein, which translates into the protein MKRKKSHLMVMALVTSLLLTACNNKANKSDTEVKKQVLNVTVSEEIPSLDTAKTMDGTSAHVMQNIFEGLYVLNDQDQPTPAIAKSFKRSEDGKKYTFDLRKDAKWSNGDSVTANDFMFAWKRAINPETASQYASMLFYVKNAKEINKGAISLDELGVTVINDYKLEVELEQPVPYFLQLLALPIYLPQHESFLKEQGNNYALEPSNLIYNGPFVLEKWKHEQEFQLKKNATYWDRKKVKLDEINFHIVKDTMTAVNLYEAGDLDRVPINSQVVDKYKGNKELHMSSDPGIAMLRFNEKNTALANKKVRQSISLALNKDDFVAHFINNGAKPASGLVPVGHVNEVTGKDFRKENGDISSYDLQNAKKLWEEAKKELGVEQVNLEFLTFEQDNAKRMAEYIKGDLEKNLQGLAIQIKQQPFKQKLQLEQTGDYDITMANWGPDYKDPISYLEIFTTGNLNNKMNYSNSHYDELMKKAKTDFVLEPEKRWGALLEAEQVLLEDSAVAPLYHIGSAYVQKDYVKGIEKHQFGGIYTYKNAYIANE
- a CDS encoding GNAT family N-acetyltransferase, which translates into the protein MKIRKALLSEANELSELALHSKATWNYSEEFILACKEDLTITEEYIKNNFVYVLENDNTKIGFFSFLRNDKALDFLYIHPRYKGKGYGKILWEYVIEKANELGLKSFTIDSDPNAKGYYLKMGAQLIGETPSTVFKNRLLPLLKYDV
- a CDS encoding acetyl-CoA hydrolase/transferase family protein, with the translated sequence MENNLDRIRDQRLKERVVTPEEAASWIQSGMTLGLSGFTRAGDVKAVPFALVNRVKNDESFKVNVYTGASLGSDVDKLFAEAGILGKRLPFQADATMRKGINNGDFLFVDQHLSHTAELLRADVLDIDFAILEAVAITEDGMIIPTTSIGNSLAFSLNAKSIIIEMNMAQSAQLEGLHDLYEPGKQGERLPIPLVKTDDRIGTIGIPIDPEKVKGIVFTNQLDSPSTIVPPDEETVIMAQHLIEFLREEVKVGRLTNRLAPLQSGIGSVANAVLHGVLDSEFEDLEVYSEVLQDAVFDLMDAGKVNFASCCSITLSEEKMQQVFSNFEKYRDKLMMRPQEISNHPEIIRRLGLISINTALELDIYGNVNSTHVLGTKMMNGIGGSGDFARNARLAIFVTKSIAKGGNISSIVPFVSHVDHTEHDVDVIVTEQGYADLRGLAPRERVELIIENCAHPMYRDQLRAYYEEAKTRGGQTPHILEKAFSWHTNYAKNGTMLEAVVETV
- a CDS encoding bifunctional S-methyl-5'-thioadenosine deaminase/S-adenosylhomocysteine deaminase — protein: MKGEILLKTTYVNATIVTMNEQNEVIENGYIIVENDQIIDVKSGEFANDFEVDEVIDMKGKWVLPGLVNTHTHVVMSLLRGIGDDMLLQPWLETRIWPLESQFTPQIAVASTELGLLEMVKSGTTSFSDMFNPIGVDQDAIMETVSRSGMRAAVSRTLFSFGTKDDEKKAIEEAEKYVKRYYNESGMLTTMVAPHSPYTCSTELLEECARIAVENQTMVHIHLSETDREVRDIEAQYGKRPVEYAASCGLFKRPTVIAHGVVLNDDERAFLAEHDVRVAHNPNSNLKLGSGIANVKAMLEAGIKVGIATDSVASNNNLDMFEEMRIATLLQKGIHQDAIALPVETALTLATKGAAEVIGMKQTGLLEVGKCADFITIDPSNKPHLQPADEVLSHLVYAASGKDISDVIINGNRVVWNGECKTLDEERIIFEASRYKRGLQR
- a CDS encoding GNAT family N-acetyltransferase; translation: MFPILKTDRLILRELKEEDAPSILQCFSNTDVLRYYGQKPLQDLDQVRQIIHNFKLSYNARSGIKWGIELKGKKELIGTIGFHDWSSEHKRANISYAFLPEHWGKGYATEAVSEVISYGFHTLHLKRIGAIVFLENEASNKVLLKLGFEKEGVLKNYMYQDDIPYDTNFYSLLKSV
- a CDS encoding DODA-type extradiol aromatic ring-opening family dioxygenase gives rise to the protein MMPSLFLAHGSPMLAIQDTDYTRFLKTLGETYKPKAIVIFTAHWESEVLTISSSDNEYETIYDFGGFPPELYEIKYRAKGSSSIASMLETKFKNKGIPVHHNMTRGLDHGSWTLLHRMYPEANIPVVQISVNPFLSAKEQFEIGEAFKGLGQEDILVIGSGVTVHNLRVLKWNQTTPEKWAIEFDDWIIKHMQNNDKDALFNWEKNAPHAQLAVPRAEHFVPLFIAMGSGENSGEVIHRSYELGTLSYLCLKF
- a CDS encoding alpha/beta fold hydrolase, yielding MNVQESFVTALDGSEIYLRKWLPEGEPKGIIQIAHGMTEHAGVYTDFIDALLEAGYGVYAHDHKGHGKTVKREEDYGHFEPNIGWNQVVSDVIFVSERIKEEQSSPLFLLGHSMGSFLSRRAVQLRGELYDGFLISGTGGNPGLLGAIGHKVATIEMKLRGAKTKSPMLNFLSFGNFNSNFKPNRTKFDWLSSDNNQVDKYIADPLCGFICTTSFYRELFSGVLEVNKLEEYKKTPKNLPIHIFSGDRDPVGDMGKGVKEVYENYKKCGVKDVTLRLYENGRHEMFHEVNKDEVFKDLISWLNAHNK
- a CDS encoding YunG family protein, yielding MDHVKRKQIYEALIRSWSIETSSKWTIENPAKGQCGVTALVVQDIYGGKIKKTKIGSVWHFYNFIDGQRFDFTEVQFNENLNYLDVESNREEAFADTNEKQYSILKGKITKELKLSFDS